Proteins co-encoded in one Capsicum annuum cultivar UCD-10X-F1 chromosome 9, UCD10Xv1.1, whole genome shotgun sequence genomic window:
- the LOC107840812 gene encoding 60S ribosomal protein L39-3: MPSHKSFMIKKKLAKKQRQNRPIPYWIRMRTDNTIRYNAKRRHWRRTKLGF, encoded by the exons ATG CCTTCTCACAAGTCATTTATGATAAAGAAGAAGCTAGCGAAGAAGCAGAGACAGAATAGGCCAATTCCTTACTGGATCCGTATGAGAACTGATAACACTATCAG gtACAATGCTAAGCGTAGGCACTGGCGTAGGACCAAGCTAGGATTTTAA